In Desulfomonile tiedjei DSM 6799, a genomic segment contains:
- a CDS encoding ABC transporter ATP-binding protein translates to MLCGTLNADSGEVTLFGHHLHQLSPSRITQFRARHVGFIFQQFNLLPTLTVVENVAVPLRIQGVSSGKAMTRSVEMLSRVGLHEKANERPSRLSGGQQQRVAIARALVHEPSLLVCDEPTSALDSETGRQVMEILRATASDAHRLVIIVTHDPRTYKYADRIAHMEDGRILRVAPYSNIETLQGGDS, encoded by the coding sequence GTGCTGTGCGGCACTCTGAACGCGGACTCGGGCGAAGTGACCTTGTTCGGCCACCATCTGCATCAGTTGTCGCCGTCCCGCATCACACAATTTCGTGCACGTCATGTCGGCTTCATTTTCCAACAGTTCAATCTGCTGCCCACGCTCACCGTCGTGGAGAATGTCGCCGTCCCGCTCCGCATTCAGGGCGTGTCATCCGGTAAAGCCATGACTCGCTCCGTGGAAATGCTCTCTCGCGTCGGCCTCCATGAAAAGGCGAACGAGCGTCCGTCACGTCTTTCCGGCGGACAGCAGCAGCGTGTTGCCATCGCTCGCGCTTTGGTACACGAGCCGTCGCTGCTTGTCTGCGACGAGCCAACTTCCGCTCTGGACTCCGAAACCGGCAGGCAGGTCATGGAAATACTTCGCGCAACAGCGAGTGACGCCCACCGTCTTGTCATCATCGTCACCCACGACCCGCGCACATACAAATACGCCGACCGCATCGCCCATATGGAAGACGGACGCATTTTGCGGGTCGCGCCTTACTCGAACATTGAAACACTTCAAGGAGGTGATTCGTGA
- a CDS encoding FmdE family protein, which translates to MNKAQSSDAWKKAVDFHGHVCPGLAIGFKAATAGMEWLKQNRSEDEELVAIVETNACSADAVQVITGCTFGKGNFIYKDYGKNVFSLVSRLSGNGVRVALRAGAFQPNERHMELIQKIRTDTATEQERSEFRSLHEQRSLAILERDPMELFTIESVTVELPPKATIEPSVSCAQCQEPTMQSRLEQKDGVLVCKTCSGAM; encoded by the coding sequence ATGAATAAAGCTCAGTCAAGCGATGCCTGGAAAAAAGCAGTTGATTTTCACGGTCATGTATGCCCAGGTTTGGCTATCGGTTTCAAAGCGGCTACAGCCGGAATGGAATGGCTCAAACAAAATCGCTCTGAGGATGAGGAACTGGTAGCAATCGTCGAGACCAACGCCTGCAGTGCCGATGCGGTTCAGGTCATCACGGGGTGCACCTTTGGCAAGGGAAACTTCATCTATAAGGATTACGGCAAGAACGTGTTTTCTCTCGTCAGCCGTCTCTCGGGAAATGGCGTGAGAGTGGCGCTTCGTGCAGGCGCATTTCAGCCGAATGAAAGACACATGGAGCTTATTCAGAAAATAAGGACGGACACGGCAACCGAACAGGAACGCTCCGAGTTTCGAAGCCTGCACGAGCAAAGGAGCCTCGCCATTCTGGAAAGAGATCCGATGGAACTGTTCACTATCGAATCCGTCACCGTTGAACTGCCTCCAAAAGCGACTATCGAGCCGTCCGTATCCTGCGCCCAATGCCAGGAACCGACCATGCAATCAAGGCTGGAGCAGAAGGACGGGGTTCTTGTGTGTAAGACCTGTTCAGGAGCCATGTGA
- a CDS encoding Fur family transcriptional regulator, with protein MKQSRNQKIEMFRTVCKEHAIKVTPQRLEIFLEVISANDHPSAEEIFRRVQKRLPTVSLDTVYRTLSTFDEQGLIAKVHFLDDKTRFDPNTQQHHHMSCIKCGSITDFVWPEIDAMSLPSEVEGWGKVSDRHVLVRGVCSRCADKIDRGDGKDADTSPNDS; from the coding sequence GTGAAACAGTCCAGAAATCAAAAAATTGAGATGTTTCGCACTGTTTGTAAAGAGCACGCTATCAAAGTTACGCCTCAGCGCCTTGAGATTTTCCTTGAAGTTATTTCTGCCAACGATCATCCCTCGGCTGAAGAGATATTCAGACGTGTACAAAAAAGACTGCCTACTGTTTCACTCGATACGGTGTACAGAACGCTCAGCACGTTTGATGAGCAAGGATTGATCGCCAAAGTTCATTTTCTTGATGACAAAACGCGGTTTGACCCGAATACTCAGCAACATCATCACATGAGCTGTATCAAATGCGGCAGTATTACGGATTTCGTATGGCCGGAAATTGACGCGATGTCCCTCCCTTCCGAAGTAGAGGGATGGGGTAAAGTGAGCGACCGACACGTGCTCGTTCGTGGAGTATGCTCACGCTGTGCGGATAAAATCGATCGCGGAGACGGCAAAGATGCTGATACCAGTCCCAACGATTCATAA
- a CDS encoding helix-turn-helix domain-containing protein, with amino-acid sequence MNHLDREESVTEGPFEETLQPVKQDSPIPTILRPQQVAELLQMSTKTVHALCRAGRLSYFWINAKERRFTADDVHAYLRACHVESSAVPAVRAGRARAQQRRIDATPAQDPVDTSCHKLLPSDSKGGDRQARRKTNHRGNTDRARLKEEFRSW; translated from the coding sequence GTGAATCACCTGGACAGAGAAGAGAGCGTAACAGAAGGACCATTTGAAGAAACTTTACAGCCAGTAAAGCAAGACTCCCCCATCCCTACCATTTTACGACCCCAGCAGGTTGCTGAACTCCTGCAAATGTCCACGAAGACCGTTCATGCGTTGTGTCGAGCTGGGAGATTGTCCTATTTCTGGATTAATGCCAAAGAGAGGCGTTTCACTGCTGACGATGTACACGCTTATTTAAGAGCGTGCCATGTGGAGTCGAGCGCTGTTCCTGCTGTTCGTGCTGGACGTGCGCGAGCTCAACAGAGGCGAATTGACGCGACCCCTGCGCAAGATCCTGTTGACACGTCCTGTCATAAACTCTTACCCTCTGACTCGAAAGGGGGTGACAGACAGGCGAGACGCAAGACGAATCATAGGGGAAACACTGATAGAGCGAGACTCAAAGAGGAGTTTCGTTCATGGTAA
- a CDS encoding ABC transporter ATP-binding protein produces the protein MILSVNDVSFRYNSHPVLQDVRFELSEGQILGVLGVNGAGKSTLLKCINKVLRPQCGSVLLEGKDLSALTGEAVARRIGYVPQRFSEDRITVFDMVLLGRKPHIKWAATERDMQVVERVLTLMKLGEHALRPVSTLSGGEAQKVVIARALAQEPKVLLLDEPTSSLDLKNQLDVMNLIADVVRTEGISVVMAIHDLNLTLRFADLFLILKKGSVHAMGTTDSMTPEVIEEVYGVHSILRMVEGYPVVIPVHCCRGGAEGACS, from the coding sequence GTGATTCTGTCGGTTAACGATGTAAGCTTTCGATATAACAGTCATCCCGTGCTTCAGGATGTCAGGTTCGAGTTGTCCGAAGGTCAAATACTTGGTGTATTGGGTGTCAACGGTGCAGGTAAATCCACCTTGCTAAAATGCATAAACAAAGTGTTGCGGCCGCAATGCGGCTCGGTACTCTTGGAAGGCAAGGATTTGTCTGCTCTTACGGGTGAAGCGGTTGCACGGCGGATCGGATACGTGCCTCAACGCTTCAGTGAAGACCGGATCACGGTCTTTGACATGGTCCTCCTTGGCCGCAAGCCTCATATCAAGTGGGCTGCAACTGAAAGAGACATGCAGGTCGTGGAAAGAGTGCTCACGTTGATGAAGCTCGGGGAACATGCATTGCGGCCCGTTTCCACACTCAGCGGGGGCGAAGCGCAGAAAGTTGTCATCGCCAGAGCGCTCGCACAGGAACCGAAGGTGCTTCTCTTGGACGAACCTACGAGCAGCCTGGATCTCAAGAATCAACTGGACGTCATGAATCTGATCGCCGATGTAGTGAGGACCGAAGGGATTTCCGTTGTTATGGCGATTCACGATCTCAATCTCACTCTGAGATTTGCAGACCTGTTTCTCATCTTGAAGAAGGGATCGGTGCACGCAATGGGAACCACGGATTCCATGACACCGGAAGTGATAGAGGAAGTGTACGGCGTGCATAGCATCTTGAGAATGGTCGAGGGGTATCCGGTTGTCATTCCGGTCCACTGCTGCAGAGGCGGGGCCGAAGGAGCGTGTTCATGA
- a CDS encoding DUF5131 family protein — MMNLSGARQSSLFAEETRVEQVEQVVTARKVARKTFNRPNENIEWTAYSWNPVTGCRYNCSYCYARGIAHRFNGEAGFTPQFHEDRLNMPYDTPIPRGDEAGTRNVFVCSMADLFGDWVPCEWINAILDVCRRTPQRTYLFLTKNPKGYLEFSFPENSWLGTTIDRQSRVEQAIEAFGQLEHGTKFVSCEPMLEELSFESFPFHWCIIGGMSRTGKPPMQPEWSWVESLMTTAREAGAKIYHKPNLIVPAGSERLKEYPV; from the coding sequence TTGAGCAGGTTGTTACTGCGCGGAAGGTTGCCAGGAAGACGTTTAATCGACCTAACGAAAATATCGAATGGACTGCATACTCTTGGAATCCAGTGACAGGGTGTCGATATAATTGCAGCTATTGCTATGCCAGAGGAATAGCGCATCGCTTCAATGGTGAGGCTGGATTTACGCCACAATTCCACGAGGACAGGTTGAACATGCCATACGACACGCCAATTCCACGAGGTGATGAGGCTGGAACCAGAAACGTGTTCGTCTGTTCGATGGCAGATTTATTTGGAGACTGGGTACCATGCGAATGGATTAACGCGATTTTGGACGTATGCAGGCGAACGCCACAAAGGACATACCTATTTCTGACGAAGAATCCCAAGGGGTATTTGGAGTTCAGCTTTCCGGAGAACTCATGGTTAGGTACGACCATTGACAGGCAATCGAGGGTTGAGCAAGCAATTGAGGCATTCGGTCAATTGGAGCATGGCACGAAATTCGTCTCGTGCGAGCCCATGCTTGAGGAATTGAGTTTCGAGAGTTTTCCATTCCATTGGTGCATCATTGGTGGAATGTCTCGCACTGGTAAGCCACCTATGCAGCCAGAATGGAGCTGGGTTGAATCTCTGATGACGACTGCCAGGGAAGCAGGAGCCAAGATATATCACAAGCCAAATTTGATTGTGCCTGCTGGAAGCGAGAGGTTGAAAGAGTATCCGGTATAA
- a CDS encoding cytochrome B6 codes for MIVALAGLIYAESKKVPSSYSPVVITEPFDSIMTRMKAAKPEIEKKHTDLLSSRYDLSNKPAQGVTMSRGKAIQEGVRVKLPQGGVTWEQLAAMTPEQIKEKNVWPEGFYPLPHPNHPEGGMVFPKTHIEEIKKQEQRDLTRFDLDFDLPDHVLPESPAAIFLTTRPDLGDVSKGKLVTIDNYFELFNGILNPKQLEGLRLLVTPFPQQQFNQTDDRRSEKPSRGVTCFDCHANGHTNGATHLVGDIRPQEFRHRLDTPTLRGVNIQRLFGSQRALKSVEDFTEFEQRAAYFDGDPVIATKKGVNVLERGSQVHFMAEFQELLDFPPAPKLDIYGKLDPQKASELELKGQEVFFGKAKCAVCHPAPYYTDNLMHNLKAERFFKPKMINGRMASADGPIKTFPLRGIKESPPYLHDGRLITLEDTVEFFNLIQGLNLNADEKKALVAFMRAL; via the coding sequence ATGATTGTGGCTCTTGCTGGATTGATCTATGCTGAATCCAAGAAGGTCCCAAGCAGTTATTCTCCGGTTGTCATCACTGAGCCCTTTGATTCGATTATGACTCGGATGAAGGCAGCCAAACCTGAAATCGAGAAGAAACATACCGACCTGCTCAGTTCTCGTTACGATCTCAGCAATAAGCCGGCCCAGGGCGTTACTATGTCCCGGGGGAAGGCAATACAGGAAGGCGTGCGAGTCAAGCTTCCTCAGGGCGGCGTTACATGGGAGCAGCTCGCTGCCATGACACCCGAGCAGATTAAAGAAAAGAATGTATGGCCTGAAGGCTTCTATCCGCTTCCTCATCCGAATCATCCTGAAGGCGGCATGGTCTTCCCGAAGACGCACATAGAGGAAATCAAGAAACAGGAGCAAAGAGACCTCACGCGCTTCGACCTGGATTTCGACCTGCCGGACCACGTTTTGCCGGAATCTCCTGCTGCAATCTTTTTGACAACAAGACCGGACCTTGGGGACGTTTCCAAGGGTAAACTGGTGACCATCGACAATTACTTCGAGCTATTTAACGGAATTCTTAACCCCAAACAGCTTGAGGGTCTCAGACTTCTTGTTACTCCATTTCCTCAGCAGCAGTTCAACCAGACGGACGATCGTCGTTCCGAAAAGCCTTCTCGTGGAGTCACCTGTTTTGATTGTCACGCAAACGGGCATACGAACGGGGCTACTCACCTGGTGGGTGACATTCGACCCCAGGAATTTCGCCATCGACTCGACACTCCTACACTGCGAGGAGTCAACATTCAGCGTTTGTTCGGTTCTCAACGCGCCCTGAAGAGTGTCGAGGATTTCACTGAATTCGAACAGCGTGCGGCCTATTTCGACGGCGATCCTGTCATAGCAACCAAGAAAGGCGTCAACGTTCTGGAGCGGGGCAGTCAGGTGCATTTCATGGCTGAATTCCAGGAGCTTCTTGACTTTCCACCTGCCCCCAAGTTGGATATCTATGGGAAACTCGATCCCCAAAAGGCATCCGAGCTCGAACTAAAGGGTCAGGAAGTGTTTTTCGGAAAAGCCAAATGCGCAGTGTGTCATCCTGCCCCTTACTATACGGATAACCTCATGCACAATCTGAAAGCCGAGCGATTCTTCAAACCGAAAATGATAAACGGAAGAATGGCTTCCGCTGACGGACCGATCAAGACCTTTCCCCTCAGAGGCATCAAAGAGTCGCCTCCGTATCTTCATGACGGCAGGTTGATCACACTTGAAGACACAGTAGAATTTTTCAACCTCATTCAGGGTCTCAACTTGAATGCAGACGAGAAAAAGGCTCTCGTTGCCTTCATGAGGGCGCTGTAA
- a CDS encoding efflux RND transporter periplasmic adaptor subunit yields MSILLRKSSLLAAVVGIVAVILMVHRTTAVEPMPQPPVAPVQKLTEHVIAAAGMVEALRENTSIGVPVSSLVKTVFVEVWDRVEAGAPLLQLDDRELQAQLKTQRAELHVREAELAKARRQYEVKESLRPSNVVSRDEADTRREEFAIAQARVESACATVEQTESLISRLTVRAPIAGTVLQVNTRAGEYAMPGVSTTLILLGSIDELQVRADVDEQIAPRVKPSSNAVGYLKGDTQRPIPMEFVRIEPYITPKRNLTGLSTERVDTSVLQVIYKFPNNSARPVYVGQQMDLFIEESASDGSGVSYPLRQSNVASCRLCPSWPELQSLADLLNAVRVPCDH; encoded by the coding sequence GTGAGCATACTCCTGCGCAAGTCTTCCTTGTTAGCCGCTGTCGTTGGTATCGTAGCAGTCATTCTTATGGTTCACAGAACAACGGCGGTTGAGCCCATGCCGCAGCCGCCCGTCGCGCCCGTACAAAAGCTGACCGAGCACGTCATCGCAGCGGCAGGCATGGTCGAAGCCTTGCGTGAGAACACGAGTATTGGTGTACCTGTGTCTTCCCTGGTGAAAACCGTGTTCGTAGAAGTGTGGGACAGAGTTGAGGCCGGCGCACCGTTACTCCAGTTGGACGACCGCGAACTGCAGGCGCAACTCAAGACACAACGAGCCGAGTTGCATGTGCGAGAGGCCGAGCTCGCCAAGGCACGCCGCCAGTACGAGGTCAAGGAATCGTTGCGGCCGAGCAATGTGGTTTCACGTGACGAGGCCGACACGCGTCGTGAAGAGTTCGCCATCGCACAGGCGCGGGTGGAGTCCGCTTGCGCCACTGTTGAGCAAACCGAGTCGCTCATCAGCAGGCTGACCGTCCGAGCTCCCATCGCCGGGACGGTGTTGCAAGTCAACACGCGCGCGGGTGAGTACGCCATGCCTGGCGTGAGTACCACGCTGATTTTGCTCGGTTCGATTGACGAACTGCAGGTGCGGGCCGACGTGGATGAGCAGATCGCACCACGCGTAAAACCCAGCAGCAACGCCGTCGGCTACCTCAAGGGCGACACACAGCGCCCCATCCCGATGGAGTTTGTTCGCATCGAGCCCTACATCACGCCGAAGCGTAATCTCACCGGATTAAGTACCGAGCGGGTGGACACGAGCGTGCTCCAAGTCATTTACAAATTCCCGAACAATTCGGCGCGCCCCGTCTATGTTGGCCAGCAGATGGATTTGTTCATCGAGGAATCAGCAAGCGATGGCAGTGGGGTCAGTTACCCTCTGAGGCAGTCTAATGTTGCTTCTTGCCGGTTGTGTCCTTCTTGGCCCGAACTACAATCATTGGCAGATCTCCTGAATGCCGTGCGGGTCCCCTGCGACCATTGA
- a CDS encoding FecCD family ABC transporter permease produces MERSSVIQAYTDLIRRKMLLFVIFSCAVVGLGCYALARGSFDISPLRVIATVFGQGEGSTGVVIWNIRMPRIIAAIVAGWCLGLSGAVMQCLLKNPLASPFTLGISQGAAFGAAFAIVVLGAGGAEVAVGHSSTVQTTSAAGPMTIKNIYSVTFCAFIGALIGTLVILALARLKKMAAESIILAGVALSSLFVSGTILVQYFATEVEIASVVFWTFGDVSRSNWREIGFMTASAVVVTFYFGLRFWDLNALSAGEDVARSLGVNVDRFRLIGMFLTALIASLVTAFLGVIAFLGLLAPHIGRRLVGGDHRYLIPHSCIIGSLLLLLADTISRILVGSGTLPVGVLTSFMGAPLFLYLLMRGYSR; encoded by the coding sequence ATGGAGCGCTCCTCTGTCATTCAAGCATATACGGATTTGATCAGAAGGAAGATGCTGCTTTTCGTAATCTTCTCTTGCGCGGTTGTTGGGCTCGGGTGTTATGCACTGGCTCGAGGTTCGTTCGATATCTCTCCTTTGAGGGTGATTGCGACAGTATTCGGTCAAGGCGAGGGATCGACCGGAGTCGTTATCTGGAACATCAGAATGCCGCGCATTATTGCTGCAATAGTTGCCGGATGGTGCCTGGGGTTGTCCGGTGCGGTCATGCAGTGTCTACTGAAGAATCCGCTCGCGTCCCCATTCACTCTCGGAATTAGCCAGGGGGCAGCTTTTGGAGCTGCTTTTGCCATTGTAGTTCTGGGAGCGGGAGGCGCTGAGGTGGCCGTCGGCCATTCCAGCACTGTCCAAACTACCAGTGCCGCGGGACCTATGACGATAAAGAATATCTACTCGGTGACCTTTTGTGCTTTCATCGGGGCTCTCATCGGAACTCTCGTCATCTTGGCGCTGGCACGGTTGAAGAAGATGGCTGCAGAATCCATTATTCTGGCGGGGGTTGCCCTTTCATCCTTGTTCGTGTCGGGAACCATCCTCGTTCAGTATTTTGCAACAGAAGTCGAAATAGCGTCGGTCGTCTTTTGGACTTTCGGAGATGTAAGTCGATCGAACTGGCGTGAAATAGGTTTCATGACAGCTTCTGCAGTTGTGGTCACGTTCTATTTCGGTCTGAGATTTTGGGACCTGAATGCTCTCTCGGCCGGGGAAGACGTTGCACGCAGCTTGGGTGTGAATGTTGATAGGTTTCGTCTTATCGGCATGTTTCTTACGGCTCTCATAGCCTCACTGGTGACTGCTTTTCTGGGTGTCATTGCATTTCTGGGACTGTTAGCGCCTCATATCGGCAGACGTCTCGTTGGCGGAGATCATAGATATCTTATTCCTCATAGCTGCATAATCGGATCGCTCCTGCTTCTGCTCGCCGATACGATAAGTCGCATTCTGGTAGGCTCCGGCACGTTGCCAGTCGGGGTCCTCACGTCCTTTATGGGAGCGCCATTATTTCTCTATCTTCTGATGAGGGGGTATTCCCGGTGA
- a CDS encoding class I SAM-dependent methyltransferase, whose protein sequence is MNRAKAEFFDSQVNEAWAASDYGAEEIAKINRMLAYADLRRGHRVIEPGCGTGRLTAILAQAVGPTGMVLGFEISREMREAALRRMRTRENVLLLLEPVEAYPFAPEDYDIVLCHNVFPHFDDKPAALRCLATALKKGGRFIVFHFMNSAGINDLHRKADVSVLHDMLPAETEMRNLFRAAGMSIDMLRDDELGYLLSATRNR, encoded by the coding sequence ATGAACAGAGCAAAAGCGGAATTCTTTGATTCCCAGGTGAATGAAGCCTGGGCTGCCTCGGACTATGGGGCGGAAGAGATTGCAAAAATAAACCGAATGCTGGCGTATGCAGACCTCCGTCGGGGACACCGCGTCATTGAACCGGGTTGCGGTACAGGGAGACTGACTGCCATTCTCGCCCAAGCTGTCGGACCGACGGGCATGGTTCTCGGATTCGAGATCAGCCGGGAAATGAGAGAAGCAGCTCTGCGACGCATGCGCACACGAGAAAATGTGTTGCTCCTCCTGGAACCTGTTGAAGCATATCCGTTTGCTCCGGAGGACTATGACATTGTGCTCTGTCACAATGTATTCCCCCATTTTGATGACAAACCCGCTGCGCTTCGGTGTCTTGCAACCGCTCTGAAGAAAGGAGGAAGATTCATTGTCTTTCACTTCATGAATTCGGCCGGTATCAACGATCTTCACCGCAAAGCCGATGTATCGGTGTTGCATGATATGCTCCCGGCAGAAACGGAAATGCGCAATCTTTTCCGAGCTGCGGGGATGAGCATCGACATGCTCCGGGACGATGAACTTGGATATCTGCTTTCAGCCACTCGGAATCGCTGA
- a CDS encoding flavin reductase family protein, with translation MILKPFLREGVMSLPITFISTVSVDGIRNIAPWSCIMPILRPLDLICAASAHKRDTLRNIRDTGEFVINLPGIQLANKVIPTAKPIPPEADEFAFSGLDEKKSELIKAPGIAGCYAWMECKLVTLYEETHYVLIVGQVVRLEICDDVLTPDGTLDLSKAQPLMMTSLRKGMNFCTVHEINHFEPFSAMFEDGNDPLAKKYDC, from the coding sequence ATGATTCTGAAACCCTTTCTCAGAGAGGGAGTTATGTCCCTTCCCATCACGTTCATCTCGACGGTGAGCGTCGACGGGATCAGGAATATTGCGCCATGGTCTTGCATAATGCCGATCTTGCGCCCACTCGACCTCATTTGCGCCGCATCCGCCCATAAACGCGACACCCTCCGGAACATTCGAGATACCGGAGAATTTGTTATCAACTTGCCGGGCATTCAGCTTGCGAATAAGGTGATTCCCACGGCAAAGCCCATACCGCCGGAAGCCGACGAGTTCGCTTTTTCAGGATTGGACGAGAAAAAATCGGAGCTGATTAAGGCTCCCGGTATCGCGGGTTGCTATGCCTGGATGGAATGTAAGCTTGTCACACTGTATGAAGAAACGCATTATGTTCTCATAGTGGGACAAGTGGTCAGGTTGGAGATTTGTGACGATGTTCTCACACCTGACGGGACTCTCGATTTATCCAAAGCACAGCCTCTCATGATGACGAGTTTGCGAAAAGGCATGAATTTTTGTACTGTGCATGAGATAAACCATTTCGAGCCGTTTTCTGCCATGTTTGAGGATGGCAACGACCCGCTGGCCAAGAAATACGATTGCTGA
- a CDS encoding tyrosine-type recombinase/integrase: MVIIKTSKGQSEYALFFYPFTIRQLEGMGLEAKKKKVLLRLPALKCPSARGEKEAKRIEALISNACKNWNFSELDSASREACGTMFRSLGIEVPASLGIGPEPRREFTLKDASKLFLTDPEIRDSPGRWRHEASLLNLVPRLGANTPVKLIKVAHLKQYQNDRLRERKQASTINRELATLSKLFRILVENDVVDVNPVRSLKALSTRSGERQVYLSFADVQLIASHCPKWYQDLIWTAYYTGARRGELLALTRKQVDLAKRIIVISPMATKEAHWKRIPIHQDLLPTIEPLVRFAPADTDNLFLLRDSKGARPIGLETFKNCWDRALTALEKSGEWKHARPRFHDLRHTWRTNARRSGIDFQIAETILGHQNKARSVSDRYGRISDKELLEAIEKLIVENGETEVLLAREITGKNGHGSNMGVTVEHQGKKKATQLGGLS; this comes from the coding sequence ATGGTAATCATCAAAACGAGCAAAGGTCAGAGTGAGTACGCTCTTTTCTTCTATCCCTTCACAATACGACAGCTTGAAGGGATGGGATTAGAGGCGAAGAAAAAGAAAGTATTGTTGAGGCTTCCAGCATTAAAGTGTCCTTCTGCCAGAGGTGAGAAAGAGGCGAAGAGGATTGAAGCATTGATTTCCAATGCGTGCAAAAACTGGAATTTCAGTGAGCTGGACAGCGCGAGTCGTGAAGCGTGCGGTACAATGTTCAGGTCATTGGGAATCGAAGTACCGGCATCTTTAGGGATTGGACCAGAGCCAAGGCGCGAGTTTACGTTGAAAGATGCAAGCAAGCTATTTCTGACAGATCCAGAAATAAGAGATTCGCCTGGACGCTGGAGACACGAGGCGTCATTACTGAACCTTGTACCAAGGCTTGGCGCGAATACCCCAGTGAAGTTGATTAAGGTGGCGCACCTGAAACAGTATCAGAACGATAGACTGCGCGAGCGTAAACAGGCTTCGACAATCAATCGTGAGCTGGCCACCTTATCGAAGCTGTTCAGGATTCTGGTCGAGAATGACGTGGTGGACGTAAACCCTGTTCGTTCATTAAAGGCACTGTCTACACGGTCAGGCGAGCGCCAAGTGTATCTATCGTTCGCAGATGTGCAGCTAATCGCCTCGCATTGTCCAAAATGGTATCAGGATCTTATTTGGACTGCGTATTACACAGGCGCGAGACGTGGCGAGCTTTTAGCACTGACTCGAAAACAGGTGGACTTGGCCAAGCGCATTATCGTGATTTCACCAATGGCGACAAAAGAGGCGCACTGGAAAAGAATTCCCATTCATCAAGATTTACTCCCCACCATTGAACCATTGGTCAGGTTTGCACCTGCTGACACTGACAACCTTTTTCTGCTGAGAGATAGCAAGGGAGCACGTCCTATTGGTCTTGAGACTTTCAAAAACTGCTGGGATCGTGCATTGACTGCATTGGAGAAGAGTGGAGAGTGGAAACATGCACGTCCACGATTCCACGATTTACGTCATACGTGGCGAACCAATGCGCGAAGGTCTGGTATCGATTTCCAGATAGCGGAAACGATTTTAGGCCACCAAAATAAGGCTAGGAGCGTTTCTGACAGGTATGGACGCATCAGTGATAAAGAACTACTCGAAGCTATAGAGAAGCTCATAGTGGAAAATGGTGAAACTGAAGTCTTGTTAGCACGCGAGATTACAGGCAAAAATGGTCATGGGAGTAATATGGGAGTAACAGTTGAGCATCAGGGAAAGAAAAAAGCCACCCAGTTGGGTGGCCTGTCTTAA
- a CDS encoding DUF3157 family protein codes for MRYFSIVKMMLVLFAAGVVCANAMTATTDEGRKVILNSDGTWKYASDKESSSAGTELRKTKNATSILKGKAGFYELWYNPEKWTLNPNSRHPVAEYQLVNSSKEGQAMVIAERISVPIETLRKIAIDNGKKVAQDLEVTDEQNVRVNGQNFLKMKMLGSIQGIPFAYYGIYWTGKAGCIQLITYTAQNLLEEFQPDFDELLSGLVITRP; via the coding sequence ATGCGCTATTTTTCGATAGTCAAGATGATGTTAGTTCTGTTCGCTGCCGGCGTTGTCTGTGCTAACGCGATGACTGCCACCACCGACGAAGGTCGAAAAGTCATCCTGAATTCTGACGGAACGTGGAAGTATGCTTCCGACAAGGAGTCATCATCGGCTGGTACGGAATTGAGAAAAACGAAGAATGCCACAAGCATTCTTAAAGGGAAAGCCGGTTTCTACGAACTCTGGTACAACCCTGAAAAATGGACGTTGAATCCGAATTCACGGCATCCTGTGGCTGAATATCAACTCGTGAATTCCTCCAAAGAAGGCCAAGCGATGGTTATTGCTGAGAGGATTTCCGTGCCGATAGAGACCCTCCGGAAGATAGCGATTGATAATGGAAAGAAGGTGGCCCAGGACCTTGAGGTAACTGACGAACAAAATGTCAGAGTGAATGGACAAAATTTCCTCAAGATGAAAATGCTCGGCTCGATTCAAGGAATTCCTTTTGCATACTACGGAATATATTGGACCGGAAAAGCTGGTTGTATTCAGCTCATTACCTATACGGCTCAAAATCTTCTTGAAGAATTTCAGCCGGATTTCGATGAATTGCTGAGCGGGCTGGTGATTACGCGTCCTTAG